CTGAGCGTGACCCGCGAAACAGGCAAACCCATCACCCTGGCCCGGGCCGAGGTGGCGAGGGCAGAGGCCACCTTGAAGGCCACCCTCGAGGCGCTGAGCACCTTCGGTGAAGAGGCCATTCCCTACGACCTGATGGCGGGTGCGGAGGGTTGCCGGGCGACCCTGCGACGCTACCCCGTGGGCCCTGTACTGGCCATCACGCCCTTCAACTTCCCCGTGAATCTGGCCATGCACAAGCTCGCCCCGGCCTTGGCGGCGGCCTGCAGTGTGATCTGGAAACCCTGTCCCCAGGCGCCCCATACCTCGCGGCTGCTGTGGGAGACGTTTGAAGCGGCGCGCATCCAGGCGGCGGCTCCGGTGCATCTCATGCAGCTCGCTTCGGCGGATCCTGCGGCGGCGGAGAGGCTGGCCCAGGATGCGCGCGTGGCCGTGGTGAGCTTTACAGGATCAGAGCGGGTGGCCCGGCACCTGGAACAGGTCCTGGCCGGCAAGCGCCTGCTGCTGGAACTGGGCGGCAATGCGGCTGTGGTGGTGGATGAGCAGGTCGATGCGGTCGCCGTGGCCCGCCAGCTGGCTCCCGCGGCGGTGGCCGCCGCCGGTCAGAGCTGCTGCAAGGCTCAAAGGATCTACGTGCACCGCCAATCCTGGGCAGTCTTCCTCCCAGCCTTCGTGGAGGCGGTTCAGGCTCAGCCCGTGGGGGATCCCATGGATCCAGCCACGGTGGTGGGCCCGCTCATCGACGAGGCCACGGCCCGGCGGGTGGATGAGGGGCTGGATCGCGTCGTGGCGGCGGGTGCGCAGGTGTTGCTGCGCGGGCGGCGCGAGGGCGCTCTGCTGCCTCCAGCCATCCTCACCGGTCTGCCCGAGGACGATCCTTTGCAGTGCGAGGAGGCCTTCTCACCCGTGACCATTCTCACGCCCGTGGATTCCTTCGAGCAAGGCCTGAAGCTGGCGGCCGCCACGCGCTTCGGCCTGCGGGCCAGCGCCTACAGCCGCGACCAGCGGAACCTGCGGCTGGCGGAATCGACCCTGAGGGCGGGCGGTGTGCTGCTGAACCTGCCCCCGACCTTCCGCCTGGACGCGGCGCCCTTTGGCGGTGTGCTGGCCAGCGGCGTGGGGTTTGAGGGACCTCGCTGGGCCATGGAGGGCTTCACCGAAGGTCGGCTCGTCATTGAAGGACCGGCCCTGTGACGATCCCCGCGGAGACCCGACCATGCTCCTGACCATGCCCTTTCAAACCGGCGA
This sequence is a window from Geothrix sp. PMB-07. Protein-coding genes within it:
- a CDS encoding aldehyde dehydrogenase family protein; translation: MLEPGPGDRRIFPEMEAMGAKELEGVAGHALRAFRAWKDAPRLRRRQLLEAWLDQFTVIREELALSVTRETGKPITLARAEVARAEATLKATLEALSTFGEEAIPYDLMAGAEGCRATLRRYPVGPVLAITPFNFPVNLAMHKLAPALAAACSVIWKPCPQAPHTSRLLWETFEAARIQAAAPVHLMQLASADPAAAERLAQDARVAVVSFTGSERVARHLEQVLAGKRLLLELGGNAAVVVDEQVDAVAVARQLAPAAVAAAGQSCCKAQRIYVHRQSWAVFLPAFVEAVQAQPVGDPMDPATVVGPLIDEATARRVDEGLDRVVAAGAQVLLRGRREGALLPPAILTGLPEDDPLQCEEAFSPVTILTPVDSFEQGLKLAAATRFGLRASAYSRDQRNLRLAESTLRAGGVLLNLPPTFRLDAAPFGGVLASGVGFEGPRWAMEGFTEGRLVIEGPAL